The Verrucomicrobiia bacterium genome includes a region encoding these proteins:
- a CDS encoding LysM domain-containing protein yields the protein MALIFQPPIKPRRSRTTLFSLLLITLLFLLSIFTATARTYTVKSGDTLQRIAQRELGSAARWPDIARLNNLPPPHTIRLGQQLNLPDTQTGMIPLAPPTPTNAPAPTHPAVPPGNIVPPDPPPTTSTPMPTNEHAINISDYLSWSLPLILLLGTFLQALNLRISCWFSQIETTYFRCLKLAIYLEILGTLCFIGGMLLLVLGIALGVTAKFEPWSIAALIAILPLVLLAWFLLSLFAIKNTLDCKWRSVVTLLVMSWFVSWVAGIIIFISTVSYAPLAKLLSELPK from the coding sequence ATGGCTTTGATTTTTCAACCACCAATCAAACCTCGCCGTTCAAGGACCACGCTCTTTTCGCTCCTGCTCATCACCCTGCTGTTCCTGCTCTCGATTTTCACCGCCACCGCCCGCACCTACACCGTCAAATCCGGTGACACCCTCCAGCGCATCGCCCAACGCGAACTCGGCAGTGCTGCTCGCTGGCCAGACATCGCCCGCCTGAATAACCTGCCCCCGCCCCACACCATCCGCCTCGGCCAGCAACTGAATCTGCCAGATACGCAAACCGGCATGATTCCCTTGGCCCCGCCGACACCCACGAATGCTCCTGCTCCCACACACCCAGCGGTCCCACCGGGTAATATTGTGCCTCCTGATCCGCCACCTACGACCAGCACTCCTATGCCCACAAATGAGCATGCCATAAACATTTCTGATTACCTGAGCTGGTCACTTCCGCTCATCCTGCTTTTGGGAACTTTCCTCCAAGCTCTGAACCTCCGCATCTCCTGCTGGTTTTCCCAAATAGAAACGACTTACTTCCGTTGCTTGAAACTGGCCATCTACTTGGAGATTTTGGGCACCCTCTGTTTCATCGGTGGGATGTTGCTGCTCGTTCTGGGTATTGCGTTAGGAGTAACCGCCAAATTTGAGCCTTGGAGCATCGCGGCCCTGATCGCGATATTGCCGCTCGTTTTACTCGCTTGGTTTCTTCTAAGTCTCTTCGCCATCAAAAACACCCTCGATTGCAAATGGCGCAGCGTCGTCACTCTCCTCGTCATGTCTTGGTTTGTATCTTGGGTTGCGGGCATTATCATATTCATCAGCACAGTCTCCTATGCGCCCTTGGCCAAGCTGCTGTCTGAACTGCCCAAATGA
- a CDS encoding helix-turn-helix domain-containing protein, which translates to MRCCPAVKTYSHPDLKDVPLATVMQALSDPCRLAIVQELQRAEGRALACNEVPLDISKATRSHHFEVLRDAGLISTKAEGTKCMTSLRTTELNKHFPGLLKLIASRA; encoded by the coding sequence ATGCGATGTTGCCCCGCAGTGAAGACCTATTCGCATCCGGATCTGAAAGACGTGCCTTTGGCCACGGTCATGCAGGCGCTTTCCGATCCCTGCCGCCTCGCCATCGTGCAGGAGTTGCAACGTGCGGAGGGTCGCGCCCTCGCCTGCAACGAAGTCCCGCTGGACATCTCGAAAGCGACGCGCTCCCATCACTTCGAAGTCCTGCGCGATGCCGGCCTCATCTCCACCAAAGCGGAAGGCACCAAGTGCATGACCTCTCTGCGCACCACCGAGCTGAACAAACACTTTCCAGGACTTCTAAAGCTCATTGCCAGCCGCGCCTGA
- a CDS encoding LLM class flavin-dependent oxidoreductase, whose product MIQKATIPFSVLDLASVREGGSVAESFRNTMSLAQHVERLGYKRFWLAEHHNMAGIASAATSVLIGHVAGGTKTLRVGSGGIMLPNHAALIIAEHFGTLEALYPGRIDLGLGRAPGSDQLAARAIGRDPSAGDKFPEQVQELLRFLGPVAPGQRLQAVPGGGSNVPVWLLGSSLFSAHLAAVLGLPFAFASQFAPAMMMDALELYRSKFEPSVYLTRPYAMVGLPVIAAETDDQAQYLVTSAYQRVLKLRRGEALYVPPPVQSMDGLWNEVERQMVAEHFGAAIIGGPETVERKLRAFIDKTGADELMLHSEFYLHEDRLRSYEIVAGIFMK is encoded by the coding sequence ATGATCCAAAAAGCAACCATTCCATTTTCAGTCCTTGATCTCGCTTCGGTGCGGGAAGGCGGGAGTGTGGCGGAGAGTTTTCGTAATACGATGAGCTTGGCGCAGCATGTCGAGCGGCTGGGCTACAAACGCTTTTGGCTGGCGGAGCATCATAACATGGCGGGTATCGCAAGTGCGGCTACGTCGGTCTTGATCGGTCATGTGGCGGGTGGGACGAAGACATTGCGCGTGGGCTCGGGTGGCATCATGTTGCCGAACCATGCAGCGCTGATCATCGCGGAACATTTCGGGACACTAGAGGCGTTGTATCCGGGACGGATTGATTTGGGGTTAGGTCGCGCACCGGGTTCGGATCAATTGGCGGCGCGAGCTATCGGACGTGATCCTTCGGCGGGGGATAAGTTTCCAGAACAGGTGCAGGAGTTGTTGAGGTTCTTGGGGCCAGTAGCACCGGGACAACGATTACAGGCGGTGCCGGGTGGCGGATCGAATGTGCCGGTGTGGTTGTTGGGTTCCAGCTTGTTCAGTGCGCATCTGGCGGCAGTGCTAGGATTGCCGTTTGCGTTCGCAAGTCAGTTCGCGCCCGCGATGATGATGGATGCGCTTGAACTGTATCGGAGCAAATTTGAACCTTCTGTATATTTAACGAGACCATACGCGATGGTAGGGTTGCCGGTGATCGCGGCGGAGACGGATGATCAGGCGCAGTATTTGGTCACGTCTGCTTACCAACGTGTTTTGAAACTGCGCCGGGGTGAGGCGCTCTATGTTCCGCCGCCGGTGCAAAGCATGGACGGCTTATGGAACGAAGTGGAGCGACAGATGGTAGCGGAACACTTTGGCGCGGCGATCATCGGTGGGCCGGAAACGGTGGAGCGGAAGTTGCGGGCATTCATCGATAAGACAGGAGCGGATGAGCTGATGCTGCACTCGGAGTTCTATCTGCATGAGGATCGATTGAGGTCTTATGAGATCGTAGCGGGGATTTTTATGAAGTGA
- a CDS encoding aldo/keto reductase yields the protein MEYRHLGGSGFKVPVLTLGTGTFAGKGPLFSSWGSSDVAEATRLVDICLEAGLTMFDSADVYSGGQAEEVLGGAIKGRRDKVLISTKASFRLGDGPNDVGSSRFHLIKSVEGSLKRLGTDYLDLFQLHGFDAMTPIEETLSTLDDLVRAGKIRYIGCSNFSGWHLMKSLAIAEKYGYSRYVAHQAYYSLVGRSYEWELMPLAVDQKVGAVVWSPLGWGRLTGKIRRGQPMPETSRLNSQTAVELGPPIDQELLYRVVDVLDAIAAETGKTVPQIALNWLLQRPTVSTVVIGARNEEQLRQNLGAVGWNLTKEQVARLDAASTTTLAYPYFHQQKFVERNPFPV from the coding sequence ATGGAATACAGACATCTTGGCGGTTCAGGTTTCAAGGTTCCGGTTCTGACGTTGGGAACGGGCACGTTCGCAGGCAAGGGACCTTTGTTCTCTTCTTGGGGAAGCAGTGACGTGGCGGAGGCGACACGGCTGGTGGATATCTGTCTGGAGGCGGGGTTGACGATGTTTGATAGCGCGGATGTGTATTCCGGCGGGCAGGCGGAGGAGGTGTTGGGTGGAGCAATCAAGGGACGTCGGGACAAGGTGTTGATCTCGACGAAGGCATCGTTCCGCTTGGGCGATGGGCCGAATGATGTGGGCTCGTCGCGGTTTCATTTGATCAAGTCGGTGGAGGGGAGCTTGAAGCGCTTGGGGACGGATTATCTGGATCTGTTTCAATTGCATGGGTTCGATGCGATGACGCCGATCGAGGAGACGTTGAGCACGTTGGATGATCTGGTGCGGGCGGGGAAGATACGTTACATCGGTTGCTCGAATTTTTCCGGATGGCATTTGATGAAGTCGCTAGCGATCGCGGAGAAGTATGGTTACTCGCGCTATGTGGCGCATCAGGCTTATTACTCGCTGGTGGGACGCAGCTATGAATGGGAACTGATGCCGCTCGCAGTGGATCAGAAGGTGGGCGCGGTGGTGTGGAGTCCGCTGGGCTGGGGACGGCTCACAGGAAAAATCCGGCGCGGGCAACCGATGCCGGAGACGAGCCGGTTGAATTCACAAACTGCTGTAGAACTCGGGCCGCCGATAGATCAGGAACTGTTGTATCGCGTGGTGGACGTACTGGATGCGATCGCGGCGGAGACGGGCAAGACGGTGCCACAGATCGCGTTGAACTGGTTGCTGCAGCGGCCGACGGTTTCGACGGTGGTGATCGGTGCGCGGAATGAAGAGCAGTTGCGGCAGAACCTCGGAGCGGTGGGTTGGAATTTGACGAAGGAACAGGTCGCGCGACTGGATGCAGCGAGCACGACGACACTGGCTTACCCTTATTTTCATCAGCAGAAGTTTGTGGAGCGGAATCCGTTTCCAGTGTGA
- a CDS encoding DUF1080 domain-containing protein yields the protein MIQNLIKKALAPALLGLALTLASSLQAADAKHPDTSKWQDLLKTDLSNAVGGEHWTVENGVLVAKHHDTLWTKESYGDFILDLEFKVAEEANSGVFLRSGNTKDVLAALEIQVHAGADGSKYGMVGALYDAMPPSKSMAKPVGEWNRYTITCKGSKVTVVLNGETIIDADLDKWPEVKKNPDGTPNKFPKALKDFARKGPIGFQGLHGKAQAPVYYRNIKIKSLE from the coding sequence ATGATCCAAAATCTGATCAAGAAAGCTTTGGCCCCGGCATTGCTGGGATTGGCCCTTACGCTTGCAAGTTCACTTCAGGCAGCGGATGCCAAGCATCCGGATACTTCCAAATGGCAGGACCTTTTGAAGACCGATCTTTCCAATGCCGTCGGCGGCGAGCATTGGACGGTGGAGAATGGTGTGCTGGTGGCGAAGCATCATGACACATTGTGGACGAAGGAGTCCTATGGTGATTTCATCCTCGACTTGGAATTCAAGGTGGCTGAAGAGGCGAACAGCGGTGTCTTCCTGCGCTCGGGTAATACGAAGGATGTGCTGGCGGCCTTGGAGATCCAGGTGCATGCGGGAGCGGATGGTTCCAAGTATGGCATGGTGGGCGCGTTGTATGATGCGATGCCGCCGTCCAAGAGCATGGCGAAGCCGGTGGGCGAGTGGAATCGCTACACGATCACGTGCAAGGGCAGCAAGGTAACGGTGGTGCTGAATGGCGAGACGATCATCGATGCCGATCTCGATAAGTGGCCCGAAGTGAAGAAGAACCCGGATGGCACGCCGAACAAATTTCCGAAGGCGCTGAAGGATTTCGCGCGGAAAGGACCGATCGGTTTCCAAGGGTTGCATGGCAAGGCGCAGGCGCCTGTGTATTACCGGAATATCAAGATCAAGTCGCTGGAGTAA